A DNA window from Clavibacter sepedonicus contains the following coding sequences:
- the efeB gene encoding iron uptake transporter deferrochelatase/peroxidase subunit: MTDHETTAADDAPAPAPATPAPPAASAPAGISRRGILGLLGAGALGGGLVGSAGGVLADRAFAGVRQAAGGATYAFHGAHQAGITTPAQDRLHFAAFDVADIDRAGLISLLKDWSAAAARMTAGGSAGTLGAVDGPYDSPPDDTGEALDLPPAGLTITFGLGPSLFTTADGVDRFGIADRRPAALVDLPRFPGEALIPQATGGDLCIQACSDDPQVAVHAIRNLSRIAFGRASIRWSQLGFGRTSSTSRAQVTPRNLFGFKDGTANVKSEDTRQVDDHVWADAGSSPAEAWMQGGSYLVARRIRMTIETWDRSSLREQERVVGRTKGSGAPLSGGTEMTAPDFHAVGRGGAPLIDPASHVRLAHPDANDGAVLLRRGYNFVDGNDDLGRLNAGLFFLAFQRDPRTQFIPIQRSLARDAMNEYLRHVGSGIWAVPPGATRDGYVGETLFAS, from the coding sequence ATGACGGACCACGAGACCACGGCGGCCGACGACGCTCCCGCGCCCGCTCCCGCGACCCCCGCTCCCCCGGCCGCCTCGGCACCCGCCGGCATCTCCCGCCGCGGGATCCTCGGCCTCCTCGGCGCGGGCGCGCTCGGCGGCGGCCTGGTCGGCTCGGCCGGCGGCGTCCTGGCCGACCGCGCCTTCGCGGGCGTGCGCCAGGCCGCGGGCGGCGCTACGTACGCGTTCCACGGCGCGCACCAGGCGGGCATCACGACCCCTGCCCAGGACCGCCTGCACTTCGCCGCGTTCGACGTCGCCGACATCGACCGCGCGGGGCTGATCTCGCTGCTCAAGGACTGGAGCGCCGCGGCCGCGCGCATGACGGCCGGCGGATCCGCGGGCACGCTCGGCGCGGTCGACGGCCCGTACGACTCCCCGCCCGACGACACGGGCGAGGCTCTGGACCTGCCGCCCGCCGGCCTCACCATCACGTTCGGCCTCGGCCCCTCGCTGTTCACGACCGCCGACGGCGTCGACCGCTTCGGCATCGCCGACCGCCGGCCCGCCGCGCTCGTCGACCTCCCGCGCTTCCCGGGCGAGGCCCTCATCCCGCAGGCCACGGGCGGCGACCTCTGCATCCAGGCGTGCAGCGATGACCCGCAGGTGGCCGTGCACGCGATCCGCAACCTGTCGCGCATCGCGTTCGGCCGCGCCTCCATCCGCTGGTCGCAGCTCGGCTTCGGCCGCACCTCCTCGACGAGCCGCGCGCAGGTCACCCCGCGGAACCTGTTCGGCTTCAAGGACGGCACCGCGAACGTGAAGTCGGAGGACACGCGCCAGGTCGACGACCACGTCTGGGCCGACGCGGGATCCTCCCCCGCCGAGGCGTGGATGCAGGGCGGCTCGTACCTGGTCGCCCGCCGCATCCGCATGACCATCGAGACGTGGGACCGCTCGTCGCTCCGCGAGCAGGAGCGCGTCGTCGGCCGCACGAAGGGATCCGGCGCGCCCCTCAGCGGCGGCACCGAGATGACCGCGCCCGACTTCCACGCCGTCGGGCGCGGGGGCGCACCGCTCATCGACCCCGCGTCGCATGTGCGCCTCGCGCACCCGGACGCCAACGACGGCGCGGTGCTCCTGCGCCGCGGCTACAACTTCGTCGACGGCAACGACGACCTCGGGCGACTGAACGCGGGCCTGTTCTTCCTGGCGTTCCAGCGGGATCCGCGCACGCAGTTCATCCCCATCCAGCGGAGCCTCGCCCGCGACGCGATGAACGAGTACCTGCGGCACGTGGGCAGCGGGATCTGGGCGGTGCCGCCGGGCGCGACGCGCGACGGGTACGTCGGGGAGACGCTTTTCGCGTCCTGA
- a CDS encoding ABC transporter permease — translation MEGLSQGTVVRRRFLRHKGAMTSVVVLLLMAALVYSSVGIQLFGVRVPGWWMWNYEDVSPVVNGGNPTWQLPFQFGTHPFGQDEIGRDIFARVMRGTQQSIVVMVLYGIIAAFIGIVVGAVSGFFRGRIDSLLMRFTDLIIVIPVIVIAAVLGQTFGSLGAAVLGLVLGVVGWPSLARLVRGEFLSLREREFVDAARVAGASNSRIVFRHILPNAIGVVIVSTTLLMSAAILLEAALSFLGFGIKKPDVSLGQIINEYQGAFATRPWLFWFPGLFIIIIALTINFIGDGLRDAFDPRQRRMPGGQGPYKQMFAMLTGRNRRDAGPATGSGAAGVRVPPPVGSARPDAQADGQAPDSTDGR, via the coding sequence GTGGAGGGGCTCAGCCAGGGCACCGTCGTCCGCCGCCGGTTCCTCCGCCACAAGGGCGCGATGACCTCGGTTGTCGTCCTGCTGCTCATGGCGGCTCTCGTGTACTCGTCCGTCGGCATCCAGCTCTTCGGCGTCCGCGTCCCCGGCTGGTGGATGTGGAACTACGAGGACGTCTCGCCCGTCGTCAACGGCGGCAACCCCACCTGGCAGCTGCCGTTCCAGTTCGGTACCCACCCCTTCGGCCAGGACGAGATCGGGCGCGACATCTTCGCCCGCGTCATGCGCGGCACCCAGCAGTCCATAGTCGTCATGGTGCTGTACGGCATCATCGCCGCGTTCATCGGCATCGTCGTCGGCGCCGTCTCGGGCTTCTTCCGCGGTCGCATCGACTCTCTGCTCATGCGCTTCACGGACCTCATCATCGTGATCCCGGTCATCGTCATCGCGGCGGTCCTCGGCCAGACCTTCGGGAGCCTCGGAGCGGCCGTGCTCGGACTAGTCCTCGGCGTGGTCGGCTGGCCGAGCCTCGCGCGCTTGGTGCGCGGCGAGTTCCTCAGCCTCCGCGAGCGAGAGTTCGTAGACGCGGCCCGAGTCGCCGGGGCGTCGAACAGCCGAATCGTGTTCCGGCACATCCTGCCGAACGCCATCGGCGTGGTCATCGTGTCCACGACCCTGCTCATGAGCGCGGCCATCCTGCTCGAGGCGGCGCTTTCCTTCCTCGGCTTCGGCATCAAGAAGCCCGACGTCTCGCTCGGGCAGATCATCAACGAATACCAGGGAGCCTTCGCGACCCGGCCGTGGCTGTTCTGGTTCCCGGGCCTGTTCATCATCATCATCGCGCTGACCATCAACTTCATCGGCGACGGCCTGCGCGACGCGTTCGACCCGCGCCAGCGGCGCATGCCCGGCGGACAGGGGCCCTACAAGCAGATGTTCGCCATGCTCACCGGGCGGAACCGCCGCGACGCGGGTCCTGCGACCGGCTCCGGTGCCGCGGGAGTGCGCGTGCCGCCGCCCGTCGGCTCCGCGCGACCGGACGCCCAGGCCGACGGCCAGGCGCCCGATAGCACGGACGGCCGATGA
- the typA gene encoding translational GTPase TypA: MALVARNDLRNVAIVAHVDHGKTTLVDAMLKQTNSFDAHFEGEDRMMDSNDLEREKGITILAKNTAVLYNGKHADGSPIVINVIDTPGHADFGGEVERGLSMVDGVVLLVDASEGPLPQTRFVLRKALEAKLPVILLVNKTDRPDARIDEVVAESQDLLLGLASDMSDEHPDLDLDAILDVPVVYASGRNGAASSNKPENGTLPDNDDLEPLFKAILDHVPAPTYDDQHPLQAHVTNLDASPFLGRLALLRVFNGTLKKGQQVAWVKHDGSVKNVKITELLITKALDRFPTESAGPGDIVAVAGIEDITIGETLADPEDVRPLPTITVDDPAISMTIGTNTSPLIGKVKGHKLTARMVKDRLDRELIGNVSIKLVDIGRPDAWEIQGRGELALAILVEQMRREGFELTVGKPQVVVKQVDGKVHEPYEHLTIDSPEEYLGAITQLLAARKGRMEGMSNHGTGWVRMEFVVPSRGLIGFRTEFLTITRGAGIANAVSHGYEQWAGEITTRVNGSIVADRAGVATPFAMVALQERMSFFVEPTQEVYEGMVVGENSRADDMDVNITKEKQLTNMRQSTSDSFERMTPSRRLTLEECLEFAREDECVEVTPEFVRIRKVELDANARQRKTSRLKKQNA, encoded by the coding sequence ATGGCGCTAGTCGCGCGCAACGACCTCCGCAATGTGGCCATCGTGGCCCACGTCGACCACGGCAAGACCACGCTCGTCGACGCCATGCTCAAGCAGACGAACTCGTTCGACGCCCACTTCGAGGGCGAGGACCGCATGATGGACTCGAACGACCTCGAGCGCGAGAAGGGCATCACGATCCTCGCGAAGAACACCGCGGTGCTCTACAACGGGAAGCACGCGGACGGCTCGCCCATCGTCATCAACGTGATCGACACCCCGGGCCACGCCGACTTCGGCGGCGAGGTCGAGCGCGGCCTGTCCATGGTCGACGGCGTCGTGCTCCTCGTCGACGCGTCCGAGGGCCCGCTGCCCCAGACGCGCTTCGTGCTCCGCAAGGCGCTCGAGGCGAAGCTGCCCGTGATCCTCCTGGTCAACAAGACCGACCGCCCCGACGCGCGCATCGACGAGGTCGTGGCCGAGAGCCAGGACCTCCTCCTCGGCCTCGCATCCGACATGTCGGACGAGCACCCGGACCTCGACCTCGACGCGATCCTCGACGTGCCCGTCGTGTACGCGTCCGGCCGCAACGGCGCCGCGAGCTCGAACAAGCCCGAGAACGGCACGCTGCCCGACAACGACGACCTCGAGCCGCTCTTCAAGGCGATCCTCGATCACGTCCCGGCGCCCACCTACGACGACCAGCACCCGCTGCAGGCCCACGTCACCAACCTCGACGCGTCGCCGTTCCTCGGCCGCCTCGCCCTCCTGCGCGTCTTCAACGGCACGCTCAAGAAGGGCCAGCAGGTCGCCTGGGTCAAGCACGACGGATCCGTCAAGAACGTGAAGATCACCGAGCTCCTCATCACCAAGGCGCTCGACCGCTTCCCGACCGAGTCCGCGGGCCCCGGCGACATCGTCGCCGTCGCCGGCATCGAGGACATCACCATCGGCGAGACGCTCGCCGACCCGGAGGACGTCCGCCCGCTGCCCACCATCACGGTGGACGACCCGGCCATCTCGATGACCATCGGCACCAACACCAGCCCGCTCATCGGCAAGGTCAAGGGCCACAAGCTCACCGCCCGCATGGTCAAGGACCGCCTCGACCGCGAGCTCATCGGAAACGTGTCCATCAAGCTCGTCGACATCGGCCGCCCGGACGCGTGGGAGATCCAGGGCCGCGGCGAGCTCGCGCTCGCGATCCTCGTGGAGCAGATGCGCCGCGAGGGCTTCGAGCTCACCGTCGGCAAGCCGCAGGTGGTCGTCAAGCAGGTCGACGGCAAGGTGCACGAGCCCTACGAGCACCTCACCATCGACTCGCCCGAGGAGTACCTCGGCGCGATCACGCAGCTCCTTGCCGCCCGCAAGGGCCGCATGGAGGGCATGAGCAACCACGGCACCGGCTGGGTCCGCATGGAGTTCGTCGTCCCGTCGCGCGGCCTCATCGGCTTCCGCACGGAGTTCCTCACCATCACGCGCGGCGCCGGCATCGCCAACGCCGTCTCGCACGGCTACGAGCAGTGGGCGGGCGAGATCACGACCCGCGTCAACGGCTCGATCGTCGCCGACCGCGCCGGCGTGGCCACCCCGTTCGCCATGGTGGCCCTGCAGGAGCGCATGTCGTTCTTCGTGGAGCCGACCCAGGAGGTCTACGAGGGCATGGTCGTGGGTGAGAACTCGCGTGCCGACGACATGGACGTGAACATCACCAAGGAGAAGCAGCTGACCAACATGCGTCAGTCCACCTCCGACTCCTTCGAGCGCATGACCCCGTCGCGGAGGCTGACGCTCGAGGAGTGCCTCGAGTTCGCCCGCGAGGACGAGTGCGTGGAGGTCACGCCCGAGTTCGTCCGGATCCGGAAGGTCGAGCTCGACGCCAATGCGCGGCAGCGGAAGACCTCGCGGCTGAAGAAGCAGAACGCGTAA
- a CDS encoding PH domain-containing protein — protein MDQPVVIRPSFGRLLTVIVSAIAVLVLVSTVVGGRADLLPTAVWGPVMLAYASWLVFWHPRVRIATEGIEIRNVFRTHEFSWPAIREVDTKWALNITTAHERVTAWAAPAPGRHSNAYITTKEERNQPYLSAMMQDARRGDLPRTDSGDAATVIRLHLADLREAGHLGGPVEEEAPRVRTHWAEIAVLAVLVAATVLTGPI, from the coding sequence ATGGATCAGCCCGTCGTCATCCGCCCGTCGTTCGGACGCCTGCTGACCGTGATCGTCTCGGCGATCGCGGTCCTGGTGCTCGTGAGCACCGTGGTCGGGGGTCGGGCCGACCTCCTGCCGACGGCGGTGTGGGGCCCGGTCATGCTGGCCTACGCGTCGTGGCTCGTCTTCTGGCACCCGCGCGTGCGCATCGCGACCGAGGGCATCGAAATCCGCAACGTCTTCCGCACGCACGAGTTCTCGTGGCCCGCGATCCGCGAGGTCGACACCAAGTGGGCTCTGAACATCACCACCGCGCACGAACGCGTCACGGCCTGGGCCGCCCCGGCGCCCGGCCGGCACTCGAACGCCTACATCACGACGAAGGAGGAGCGGAACCAGCCGTATCTCAGCGCCATGATGCAGGACGCGCGCCGCGGCGACCTGCCCCGCACCGACTCCGGCGACGCGGCCACGGTGATCCGCCTGCACCTGGCCGACCTCCGCGAGGCGGGCCACCTGGGCGGCCCGGTGGAGGAGGAGGCCCCGCGCGTGCGAACGCACTGGGCGGAGATCGCCGTGCTCGCGGTGCTCGTCGCGGCGACGGTGCTGACCGGCCCGATCTGA
- a CDS encoding periplasmic substrate-binding domain-containing protein: MRQSAALAGFNLIDVNSATWGADLSSKTGSYDIALFGWQSVSLGVGESGPNYQTGGINNYYGWSNPEIDSLFKQLDTETDKDKQLALVIQAETLIQQQSWTTPIYQFPGLTAWSKTVSGVKPAFLSPNWFWNHWDWAPAQAVAQ, encoded by the coding sequence ATGCGCCAGTCGGCCGCGCTGGCCGGCTTCAACCTCATCGACGTGAACAGCGCCACGTGGGGCGCCGACCTGTCCAGCAAGACGGGCTCCTACGACATCGCCCTCTTCGGATGGCAGTCGGTGAGCCTCGGTGTCGGCGAGTCCGGCCCGAACTACCAGACCGGTGGCATCAACAACTACTACGGCTGGTCGAACCCCGAGATCGACTCGCTGTTCAAGCAGCTGGACACGGAGACGGACAAGGACAAGCAGCTCGCGCTGGTCATTCAGGCCGAGACCCTCATCCAGCAGCAGAGTTGGACGACGCCCATCTACCAGTTCCCCGGCCTCACCGCCTGGAGCAAGACGGTGTCGGGCGTCAAGCCCGCGTTCCTGTCGCCCAACTGGTTCTGGAACCACTGGGATTGGGCCCCGGCGCAGGCAGTCGCGCAGTAG
- a CDS encoding ABC transporter permease: MRRLVASFFVLLGASFIIYNLAANSGDPLQDLRENPSPNRDALIAARVDLLDLDVPSPLRYFIWLGGVFKVFIGQVDLGKAIDGREVNEIIANAAGQTIQLVTIATIIAVLIGVSIGMTTALRQYSGYDYTVTFASFLFFSLPIFFVAVLLKQYVAIGFNDFLVNPSIPPIMIVVLSLVSGFVWMSIIGGDPKPRLIVFGSATVITAVVLIYLLATDWFSRPGLGILLIAALGALVAVLITSLSTGLRNRRAFYSALAMAVLGAALWYPLQYVLTVSAPWWITIVLIVAFVVVGVVVGYVVGQNDKPIVARGAGITGGLVALLIIVDRVMQVWPDYATNTRGRPIATVGAVTPGLNGSVWQGMLDSYTHLLLPTIAILLISVASYSRYSRASLLEVMNQDYVRTARAKGLTERTVIMRHAFRNAMIPVATVIAFDVGGLIGGAVITETIFAWKGMGSVFQDALNKTDLNPLMGFILITSILTVIFNMLADILYSVLDPRIRVS, from the coding sequence TTGAGACGTCTCGTCGCGTCGTTCTTCGTCCTCCTGGGCGCCAGCTTCATCATCTACAACCTGGCGGCCAATTCCGGTGATCCCCTTCAGGATCTGCGCGAGAACCCGTCGCCGAACCGCGATGCGCTCATCGCCGCTCGAGTCGACCTCCTCGACCTCGACGTGCCGTCGCCGCTGCGCTACTTCATCTGGCTCGGTGGGGTGTTCAAGGTCTTCATCGGCCAGGTCGACCTCGGCAAGGCCATCGACGGCCGCGAGGTCAACGAGATCATCGCCAACGCCGCCGGGCAGACGATCCAGCTGGTGACGATCGCCACGATCATCGCCGTGCTCATCGGCGTCTCCATCGGCATGACGACCGCGCTCCGCCAGTACAGCGGCTACGACTACACGGTCACCTTCGCGTCGTTCCTCTTCTTCTCCCTGCCGATCTTCTTCGTGGCCGTGCTGCTCAAGCAGTACGTCGCCATCGGCTTCAACGACTTCCTCGTGAACCCGTCGATCCCGCCGATCATGATCGTGGTCCTCTCGCTCGTCTCGGGCTTCGTCTGGATGAGCATCATCGGCGGCGACCCGAAGCCGCGCCTCATCGTCTTCGGCTCCGCCACGGTCATCACCGCGGTCGTGCTCATCTACCTGCTCGCCACGGACTGGTTCTCGCGCCCCGGCCTCGGCATCCTGCTCATCGCCGCGCTCGGCGCCCTCGTCGCGGTGCTCATCACGTCGCTCTCGACCGGGTTGCGCAACCGACGGGCCTTCTACTCCGCGCTCGCCATGGCCGTCCTCGGCGCCGCGCTCTGGTACCCGCTGCAGTACGTGCTGACCGTCTCCGCCCCCTGGTGGATCACCATCGTGCTGATCGTCGCCTTCGTCGTCGTCGGCGTGGTCGTCGGCTACGTCGTCGGCCAGAACGACAAGCCCATCGTCGCCCGCGGCGCCGGCATCACCGGTGGCCTCGTCGCGCTGCTGATCATCGTCGACCGCGTCATGCAGGTGTGGCCCGACTACGCGACCAACACGCGTGGCCGCCCCATCGCCACGGTCGGTGCCGTGACCCCCGGGCTCAACGGCTCGGTCTGGCAGGGCATGCTCGACAGCTACACGCACCTCCTGCTGCCGACCATCGCGATCCTCCTCATCTCCGTCGCGAGCTACTCCCGCTACTCGCGGGCGAGCCTCCTCGAGGTGATGAACCAGGACTACGTGCGCACCGCACGCGCCAAGGGCCTCACCGAGCGCACCGTGATCATGCGCCACGCGTTCCGCAACGCCATGATCCCCGTCGCCACCGTCATCGCGTTCGACGTGGGCGGGCTCATCGGCGGCGCGGTGATCACCGAGACGATCTTCGCCTGGAAGGGCATGGGCTCCGTGTTCCAGGACGCCCTGAACAAGACCGACCTCAACCCGCTGATGGGGTTCATCCTGATCACGAGCATCCTCACCGTGATCTTCAACATGCTGGCCGACATCCTGTACTCGGTCCTCGATCCTCGAATCCGGGTGAGCTGA
- a CDS encoding ABC transporter ATP-binding protein, with amino-acid sequence MSAHANGTDPIVPILEVSGLGVDFWVGDEWIPAAIDLDYKVNPGEVLAIVGESGSGKSVSSMSLLGLLPKNGRVRGSAKLKGVEMVGADQATLRKARGNDIAVIFQEPMTALNPVYTVGFQIVEALRVHNSIIPSAAKVRALELLKLVEMPDPEKAFDSYPHQLSGGQRQRAMIAQSLSCDPDMLIADEPTTALNVTIQAEILDLLRRLHQRLNSAIVIITHDMGVVADLATNVIVMKSGRIVERGSVREIFQAPKDPYTKQLLASVPHLGTGEASQVEIAERTTEPAISLKEVDIDYPKLGRVPAFRAVTGASFDIHPGEVVGVVGESGSGKTTIARAAVGLLPVAGGELTVAGRRMTGISAKDLRAVRREIGIVFQDPGSSLNPRWPIGQSIGEPLELSGQFSKKQQSDRVEELLEQVELPRSFRNRYPNELSGGQRQRVGIARALALRPKVLVADEPTSALDVSVQARVLALLQEIQKELQFACLFVSHDLAVVDLLADRIVVMNHGKIVEQGPTESILRNPQHPYTQKLIAAVPLPDPDQQKERRELREALRDQQPPAA; translated from the coding sequence ATGAGCGCTCACGCGAACGGGACGGACCCGATCGTCCCCATCCTCGAGGTCTCCGGCCTCGGAGTCGACTTCTGGGTCGGCGACGAGTGGATCCCCGCGGCCATCGACCTCGACTACAAGGTCAACCCGGGCGAGGTCCTCGCGATCGTGGGCGAGTCCGGCTCCGGCAAGTCCGTCAGCTCCATGTCGCTGCTCGGCCTCCTGCCGAAGAACGGCCGGGTCCGGGGGAGCGCGAAGCTCAAGGGCGTCGAGATGGTGGGCGCCGACCAGGCCACGCTGCGGAAGGCACGCGGCAACGACATCGCCGTGATCTTCCAGGAGCCGATGACGGCGCTCAACCCCGTGTACACGGTGGGTTTCCAGATCGTCGAGGCCCTTCGGGTCCACAACTCGATCATCCCGTCGGCCGCCAAGGTGCGCGCGCTCGAGCTGCTGAAGCTCGTCGAGATGCCGGATCCCGAGAAGGCGTTCGACTCCTACCCGCACCAGCTGTCCGGCGGCCAGCGCCAGCGCGCGATGATCGCCCAGTCGCTGTCGTGCGACCCCGACATGCTCATCGCGGACGAGCCCACCACGGCGCTCAACGTGACGATCCAGGCCGAGATCCTCGACCTGCTGCGCAGACTTCACCAGCGCCTCAACAGCGCGATCGTGATCATCACGCACGACATGGGCGTGGTGGCCGACCTCGCGACCAACGTCATCGTGATGAAGAGCGGCCGCATCGTCGAGCGCGGCTCGGTGCGCGAGATCTTCCAGGCGCCCAAGGACCCGTACACGAAGCAGCTGCTCGCGTCGGTGCCGCACCTCGGCACGGGCGAGGCCTCGCAGGTCGAGATCGCCGAGCGCACCACCGAGCCCGCCATCTCCCTCAAGGAGGTGGACATCGACTACCCGAAGCTCGGCCGCGTGCCGGCGTTCCGGGCGGTCACGGGCGCGTCGTTCGACATCCACCCCGGCGAGGTCGTCGGCGTCGTGGGTGAGTCGGGATCCGGCAAGACGACCATCGCGCGCGCCGCGGTGGGCCTCCTGCCCGTCGCGGGCGGCGAGCTCACCGTCGCCGGTCGGCGCATGACCGGGATCTCGGCGAAGGACCTCCGGGCCGTGCGCCGCGAGATCGGCATCGTGTTCCAGGACCCGGGCTCCTCGCTCAACCCGCGCTGGCCCATCGGCCAGAGCATCGGCGAGCCGCTCGAGCTCTCGGGCCAGTTCTCGAAGAAGCAGCAGAGCGACCGGGTCGAGGAGCTCCTCGAGCAGGTGGAGCTGCCGCGCAGCTTCCGCAACCGCTACCCGAACGAGCTCTCCGGCGGCCAGCGCCAGCGCGTCGGCATCGCCCGGGCCCTCGCGCTCCGGCCCAAGGTGCTCGTCGCCGACGAGCCCACGTCGGCGCTCGATGTGTCGGTGCAGGCCCGCGTGCTCGCGCTGCTGCAGGAGATCCAGAAGGAGCTCCAGTTCGCGTGCCTGTTCGTCAGCCACGACCTCGCAGTGGTCGACTTGCTCGCCGACCGCATCGTCGTGATGAACCACGGCAAGATCGTCGAGCAGGGGCCGACCGAGTCGATCCTCCGGAACCCCCAGCACCCGTACACGCAGAAGCTCATCGCCGCCGTGCCGCTGCCGGATCCCGACCAGCAGAAGGAGCGCCGCGAGCTCCGCGAGGCCCTGCGGGACCAGCAGCCGCCCGCGGCCTGA
- a CDS encoding ABC transporter family substrate-binding protein, with protein MDSDTRGPEAIGARRPRGIRRVVRGASAAVAVALVAGLAACSPTTGMVADTEIRAAVPTTFTSYNAASRTGGTEGNREIVHATNSRFSEVAADGTVATDPGYGSARVVSRDPFTVEYTVAEGVRWSDGEPVDAADLLLAWAAGSGALDTPGYDPAGYVDDATGGYTGPLPEQTVFFDAAADEALTHVTRTPEIGDGGRSITMVFDQYTPDWRLAFEVGLPAHSVAQLALDMSSPGRAKQTLVDAVQDRAPELLSPISDAWNRGFGVAEIAAHPDRAVGSGPYAIESIDPGTSITLRANRFYTGLHRPSVERIVVSTIEDPDAAVAALQAGDVDVIAPAADAEVADALSGIDGVQVVRGSSASWERLDLQTLGARDPAMSDAAVRTAFLSTIPRDAIVREAALPVDPDATTRDSFVLAPGTDGYADQVRANGSSRFGDVDLDEARQLLASVGRAAPEVCVLFDPADPRKVAAFDAIRDSAEKSGFVVTDCSTPQWESVLDQPGAYDAALVSSEDAYPSVAGIRAAHEARADARDGQATADPDVASLFSSLSRTEDADARDELLLRLDRRMYGDRAGLPLYQLPALAAVRDRVGGVQVSPHQAGILDDAWRWTLSPDAP; from the coding sequence ATGGACAGCGACACGCGAGGCCCCGAGGCCATAGGAGCCCGGCGCCCGCGAGGGATCCGCCGGGTCGTCCGGGGCGCATCCGCCGCCGTCGCCGTTGCGCTCGTCGCCGGCCTCGCCGCCTGCTCGCCGACCACCGGCATGGTCGCCGACACGGAGATCCGCGCCGCCGTCCCCACCACCTTCACCTCGTACAACGCGGCGTCGCGCACGGGCGGCACCGAGGGCAACCGGGAGATCGTGCACGCGACGAACTCGCGGTTCTCCGAGGTCGCCGCCGACGGCACGGTCGCCACCGACCCGGGCTACGGATCCGCGCGGGTCGTCTCGCGCGACCCCTTCACCGTCGAGTACACCGTCGCGGAGGGCGTCCGCTGGTCCGACGGCGAGCCCGTCGACGCGGCGGACCTCCTGCTCGCGTGGGCCGCCGGATCCGGCGCGCTCGACACCCCCGGCTACGACCCGGCCGGGTACGTCGACGATGCGACGGGCGGCTACACGGGTCCGCTCCCCGAGCAGACCGTCTTCTTCGACGCGGCCGCCGACGAGGCGCTCACCCACGTCACCCGCACGCCCGAGATCGGGGACGGCGGCCGGTCGATCACCATGGTGTTCGACCAGTACACGCCGGACTGGCGCCTCGCGTTCGAGGTGGGCCTGCCCGCGCACAGCGTGGCGCAGCTCGCGCTCGACATGTCGAGCCCCGGCCGTGCGAAGCAGACGCTGGTGGACGCCGTGCAGGATCGCGCCCCCGAGCTCCTGTCGCCCATCTCCGACGCGTGGAACCGGGGCTTCGGCGTGGCCGAGATCGCGGCGCACCCCGATCGCGCCGTGGGCTCGGGCCCGTACGCCATCGAGTCGATCGACCCGGGGACCTCCATCACGCTGCGCGCCAACCGCTTCTACACGGGGCTGCACCGGCCGTCGGTCGAGCGCATCGTCGTGTCCACGATCGAGGATCCGGACGCCGCCGTCGCCGCCCTCCAGGCGGGGGACGTCGACGTCATCGCGCCAGCGGCCGACGCGGAGGTGGCCGACGCGCTGTCCGGGATCGACGGCGTGCAGGTCGTGCGCGGATCCTCCGCCTCCTGGGAGCGCCTCGACCTGCAGACGCTCGGCGCGCGCGACCCCGCCATGTCCGACGCCGCGGTCCGCACGGCCTTCCTCTCCACCATCCCGCGCGACGCGATCGTCCGCGAGGCCGCGCTGCCCGTGGATCCCGACGCGACGACGCGCGACTCCTTCGTGCTCGCGCCCGGCACGGACGGGTATGCCGACCAGGTGCGCGCGAACGGGTCCAGCCGCTTCGGCGACGTCGACCTCGACGAGGCGCGGCAGCTGCTCGCGTCGGTCGGGCGGGCGGCCCCCGAGGTGTGCGTGCTCTTCGACCCCGCCGACCCCCGCAAGGTGGCCGCGTTCGACGCGATCCGCGACTCCGCCGAGAAGTCCGGCTTCGTCGTGACCGACTGCTCGACCCCGCAGTGGGAGAGCGTCCTCGACCAGCCGGGCGCCTACGACGCCGCGCTCGTCTCGTCGGAGGACGCGTACCCCTCCGTCGCCGGGATCCGCGCCGCGCACGAGGCCAGGGCCGACGCGCGCGACGGACAGGCGACGGCCGACCCCGACGTCGCGTCCCTCTTCTCCTCGCTCAGCCGCACGGAGGACGCGGACGCGCGCGACGAGCTCCTCCTGCGCCTGGACCGGCGCATGTACGGCGACCGCGCCGGCCTCCCGCTCTACCAGCTGCCCGCGCTCGCGGCCGTGCGCGACCGGGTCGGCGGGGTGCAGGTCTCGCCGCACCAGGCCGGGATCCTCGACGACGCCTGGCGCTGGACCCTCTCTCCCGACGCTCCCTGA